The following proteins come from a genomic window of Pseudomonadota bacterium:
- a CDS encoding ATP-binding protein: MKLRTQISLYLFLFGLVPLLVAFGINVPLIFDRIEALYHKAHLQNLRAEFSDLDQHLARRHEMVRLLAKMPEPGMLLTGAKRPEAKDLETARAGYVNWVNQVLIDQFDVTQVLFLDEQDKPIFWLDRNLKTGRLETRVGNYPAVNKRLLDASREVAPGVVLNGPIIFNRAAGEQRPERFMQMSLVSPVVIPVLAEDKVTVEERRGSVIVYIDLGGLAGAYRGNYWVLGDGRYLPAPNGESRPTTAFEDFHGLQALFEKGELALWEYGNQQVLWVPLFETEDAGILWVGRSVDPSPLAQLQRAVELRVAIIAIGLLVVVFIVARLIAVKTERLGRELTDRISRVLERNEEVEFSWRQPQELNELGNNLTQLAATHAANTRAMKSYARELEESNRYKSEFLANVSHELRTPLNSILLLSKMLAESDVRQQMTPEQVHQARVIHNAGADLKALIDNILDLSRIEARHMTLIAEPVNPRAVIDGVAELMKPQVDEKRLKLLTEFDPQAPSTISTDSEKLRQILINFLSNAVKFTTQGTITVRLETGIKHDGVSYPVCISVTDTGIGIAPDKLELVFEAFRQADGSTSRRFGGTGLGLAISRELAYLMGGDITVASEPGHGTRFCLLLPLELPEAPRPGGAGRVQESSDDQEPVQAIPAADYRGARILLVDDDVRNLLALTPVLENWGLEVMAAGDGPEALETLATDGEFKLVFMDIMMPDMDGYETIRRIRQQPRFADLPVIALTARSSEEDRRQCYDVGAVDCIAKPVDLHHLKGVLDKYLSGE, encoded by the coding sequence ATGAAACTGCGTACCCAGATATCCCTTTATCTGTTCCTGTTTGGACTGGTTCCGCTGCTGGTCGCGTTCGGGATCAATGTGCCTCTGATCTTCGATCGTATCGAGGCACTCTACCACAAGGCGCACCTGCAGAATCTGCGCGCCGAATTCAGCGACCTGGATCAGCATCTGGCGCGGCGCCACGAAATGGTCCGCCTGCTGGCAAAAATGCCCGAGCCCGGCATGCTGCTCACGGGAGCAAAACGACCGGAGGCCAAGGACCTGGAAACCGCGCGGGCGGGTTACGTGAACTGGGTGAATCAGGTGTTGATCGACCAGTTCGATGTGACCCAGGTGCTGTTCCTGGACGAGCAGGATAAGCCGATATTCTGGCTCGATCGCAACCTCAAGACCGGACGGCTGGAGACCAGGGTCGGTAACTATCCCGCGGTGAACAAGCGTCTGCTGGACGCCAGCCGCGAAGTGGCGCCAGGCGTGGTGCTGAACGGGCCGATCATCTTCAATCGCGCTGCCGGGGAGCAGCGGCCGGAACGTTTCATGCAGATGAGCCTGGTCAGCCCGGTTGTCATTCCCGTCCTTGCCGAGGACAAGGTAACGGTTGAAGAGCGACGCGGCTCGGTGATCGTCTATATAGACTTGGGCGGTCTGGCCGGCGCCTATCGAGGTAACTACTGGGTGCTTGGCGACGGCCGCTACCTGCCTGCGCCGAACGGGGAGAGCCGTCCGACCACCGCTTTCGAGGATTTTCACGGTCTGCAGGCACTGTTCGAGAAAGGGGAGCTCGCGCTCTGGGAGTACGGCAATCAGCAGGTGCTCTGGGTGCCGCTGTTCGAAACCGAGGACGCCGGCATTCTGTGGGTGGGCCGCAGCGTCGATCCCTCGCCGCTGGCGCAATTGCAGCGTGCGGTTGAACTGCGTGTTGCCATAATCGCAATCGGATTGCTGGTGGTGGTTTTCATCGTCGCCCGGCTGATCGCCGTCAAGACCGAGCGGCTCGGACGCGAGCTGACCGATCGTATCTCGCGTGTCCTGGAACGCAACGAGGAGGTCGAGTTCTCCTGGCGCCAGCCGCAGGAGCTGAATGAGCTCGGGAACAACCTGACGCAACTTGCGGCAACCCATGCAGCGAATACCCGGGCTATGAAGAGCTATGCGCGCGAGTTGGAGGAGTCGAATCGCTACAAGTCCGAATTTCTCGCCAATGTCAGTCACGAGCTGCGCACCCCGTTGAACTCCATTCTGCTGCTGTCCAAGATGCTGGCAGAAAGTGATGTGCGTCAGCAGATGACGCCGGAGCAGGTGCACCAGGCCAGGGTCATCCACAACGCAGGTGCCGACCTGAAAGCGCTGATAGACAATATCCTCGATCTATCACGGATCGAGGCCCGGCACATGACCCTCATTGCCGAGCCGGTCAACCCGCGGGCAGTCATCGACGGTGTGGCGGAGCTAATGAAGCCGCAGGTAGACGAGAAGCGGCTCAAACTGCTTACCGAATTCGATCCCCAAGCGCCGTCCACCATCAGCACGGACAGCGAAAAGCTGCGGCAGATACTGATCAATTTCCTCTCCAATGCGGTCAAGTTCACTACCCAGGGCACGATTACCGTGCGTCTCGAGACCGGTATAAAACATGACGGGGTCAGTTATCCTGTCTGCATCAGCGTGACCGACACGGGCATAGGTATCGCTCCGGACAAGCTGGAGCTGGTGTTCGAGGCATTCCGGCAGGCCGATGGTTCAACCAGCCGGCGCTTCGGCGGTACCGGACTGGGTCTAGCCATCAGCCGTGAGCTGGCCTATCTGATGGGGGGTGACATCACCGTCGCGAGCGAGCCGGGACACGGTACCCGATTCTGTCTGCTGCTACCGCTGGAATTGCCGGAAGCGCCACGCCCCGGCGGCGCTGGCAGGGTCCAGGAAAGCAGCGATGATCAGGAGCCGGTGCAGGCAATTCCGGCTGCCGATTATCGCGGCGCCAGGATCCTGCTGGTCGATGATGATGTGCGTAATCTGCTCGCGCTGACGCCAGTGCTGGAAAACTGGGGGCTGGAGGTGATGGCGGCCGGCGACGGTCCGGAGGCGCTCGAGACGCTGGCAACGGACGGGGAATTCAAGCTGGTGTTTATGGATATAATGATGCCGGACATGGATGGCTACGAAACTATTCGCAGGATCAGGCAGCAGCCGCGGTTTGCCGATCTGCCGGTGATCGCGCTGACAGCCCGTTCCTCGGAGGAGGATAGGCGGCAATGCTACGACGTAGGTGCGGTCGACTGCATCGCCAAGCCCGTCGATTTGCACCATCTGAAGGGTGTGCTGGACAAATACCTGTCCGGTGAGTGA
- a CDS encoding Nramp family divalent metal transporter, which produces MMAPRFSLREFGPGLVIAATGLGAGDLVVAAVAGARYGTVLLWAVLLGALMKFAMNEGLARWQLATGSTLLEGWIERLPQPVSLYFLVYLLVWSFVVAGALLAATGLAAHALYPGLSVTQWGVIHSLLATALVLSGRYRLLEPLMKLFMVIMMLVVLVCAALIVPELADMPAVSWLPAIPPGSVLFIVGLIGGIGGSVTVLCYGYWMQERGWTTPAHLGHVRRDLAMAYTLTGLFGLAIMVIAAGVQPDEVTGARMALVVAARLETVIGPFGKWCFLVGFWSAVFSSMLGVWQGVPYLFADYVRRCFRHSNVHSPVDTRSSAYRGYLFYLAIPPMVLLLADKPVWLVLVYAVAGAFFMPLLGILLLVMNNRRTWTGELGNGIAANLILFSTVLLFGLLLLDTLRQTFD; this is translated from the coding sequence ATGATGGCACCACGATTCAGTCTGCGGGAATTCGGGCCCGGCCTGGTCATCGCTGCAACCGGGTTGGGCGCCGGCGACCTGGTAGTGGCCGCGGTGGCGGGAGCCAGGTACGGCACCGTGCTGCTGTGGGCGGTACTGCTCGGCGCCCTGATGAAATTCGCCATGAACGAGGGCCTGGCTAGATGGCAGCTTGCCACCGGCAGCACCCTGCTGGAGGGCTGGATCGAGCGGCTGCCGCAGCCGGTCTCCCTGTACTTCCTCGTCTACCTGCTGGTATGGAGCTTCGTCGTCGCCGGGGCCCTGCTTGCCGCCACCGGACTGGCCGCGCACGCCCTGTATCCCGGCCTGTCCGTGACACAGTGGGGCGTGATCCATTCCCTGCTGGCAACCGCTTTGGTACTTAGCGGACGCTATCGCCTGCTCGAGCCGCTCATGAAGCTGTTCATGGTCATCATGATGCTGGTGGTGCTCGTCTGCGCTGCGCTGATCGTACCGGAACTGGCAGACATGCCGGCGGTCTCGTGGTTGCCGGCGATCCCGCCTGGCTCGGTGCTCTTCATTGTCGGCCTGATCGGCGGCATCGGCGGCAGCGTGACGGTGCTTTGCTATGGATACTGGATGCAAGAACGGGGCTGGACCACTCCGGCGCACCTTGGACATGTGCGCCGTGACCTGGCCATGGCCTACACCCTGACCGGCCTGTTCGGCCTTGCAATCATGGTAATCGCCGCCGGTGTGCAGCCGGATGAAGTCACGGGGGCACGCATGGCGTTGGTCGTCGCAGCCCGACTCGAGACCGTCATCGGACCGTTCGGCAAGTGGTGCTTCCTCGTCGGCTTCTGGAGTGCGGTTTTCAGCTCCATGCTCGGCGTCTGGCAGGGTGTCCCCTACCTGTTCGCAGATTATGTCCGCCGCTGCTTCCGCCACTCGAACGTGCACAGCCCTGTCGATACACGATCATCTGCATACCGCGGCTACCTGTTCTATCTCGCCATTCCCCCGATGGTGCTGCTGCTGGCGGACAAGCCGGTCTGGCTGGTACTCGTTTATGCCGTGGCAGGTGCATTCTTCATGCCCCTGCTCGGCATCCTGTTGCTGGTGATGAACAATCGCCGCACGTGGACAGGCGAACTGGGCAACGGCATTGCCGCCAACCTGATCCTGTTCAGCACGGTGTTGCTGTTCGGCCTGCTGTTGCTTGACACCCTGCGGCAGACATTCGACTGA
- a CDS encoding DUF481 domain-containing protein gives MPTHKPRHALPVKLILLLLCTLSLPLQADELVLKDGSRLVGEVVRQRDGVLEFKTGFAGVINVQWDQVADLRVEKPVDVYLNSKELLQATAVSNSDGVTVIESAGLPAREVDSQMLASINPEAWERGDGYKFSGLVNAGLELQSGNTEQEKIALDGAMKIRRLHDRLNLVAQYQKDKSDSVTTAKNWLLHNKYDYFVTDKLYYGGSLNFEQDRFADLQLRTALGPHVGYQFFESKQMNLSADIGLMYVMDKYYVAADDEYPALGWNIDFDRMLLADRIQFYHNQNGRFELGEADNVVVDTWTGFRFPLVAGILASIEAQISYDGGAPAGVDKVDTIYRAKLGYQW, from the coding sequence ATGCCCACGCACAAGCCACGCCATGCATTACCCGTCAAGCTGATATTGCTGTTGCTCTGCACGCTAAGCCTGCCGCTGCAGGCAGACGAACTCGTGCTCAAGGACGGTTCCCGCCTGGTCGGGGAGGTGGTCCGGCAGCGAGACGGTGTGCTCGAATTCAAGACCGGTTTTGCCGGTGTGATCAACGTGCAGTGGGACCAGGTCGCCGACCTCCGGGTCGAGAAGCCGGTCGATGTATACCTCAACAGCAAGGAGCTGCTGCAGGCAACCGCAGTCAGCAACAGTGACGGCGTCACCGTGATCGAGTCCGCCGGACTACCGGCCAGGGAGGTCGATTCACAGATGCTGGCGTCGATCAACCCGGAGGCATGGGAGCGCGGCGATGGCTACAAGTTCAGCGGCCTGGTCAACGCAGGCCTCGAGCTCCAGAGCGGCAATACTGAGCAGGAAAAGATCGCGCTCGATGGTGCCATGAAGATACGACGCCTGCATGATCGACTCAATCTCGTGGCCCAATACCAGAAGGACAAGAGTGACAGCGTCACCACCGCGAAAAACTGGCTGTTGCACAACAAGTACGATTATTTCGTGACCGACAAGCTGTATTACGGTGGCTCGCTGAATTTCGAGCAGGACCGCTTCGCCGATCTGCAGTTGCGTACGGCGCTCGGGCCGCATGTCGGTTATCAGTTCTTTGAAAGCAAGCAGATGAACCTGAGTGCCGATATCGGACTGATGTACGTAATGGACAAGTACTATGTGGCGGCGGACGATGAGTATCCGGCGCTGGGCTGGAACATAGACTTCGACAGGATGCTGTTGGCCGACCGCATCCAGTTCTACCATAACCAGAACGGGCGGTTCGAGCTGGGCGAGGCCGACAACGTGGTGGTCGATACCTGGACCGGTTTCCGGTTCCCGCTGGTGGCCGGCATCCTGGCCAGTATCGAGGCGCAGATATCCTATGACGGCGGCGCGCCTGCCGGGGTGGACAAGGTCGACACCATCTACCGCGCCAAGCTCGGATACCAGTGGTGA
- a CDS encoding lysophospholipid acyltransferase family protein, translating to MIRFVCSVLWRSVCWLELAVFTLAMYLLSWLPQALIEGFYFPLFRAWSRSFVRALGVDLRVHQKYTTHGLPAQYILIANHPSAFEDIGIPAALPVHSLAKIEVKDWWIVGRISAAAGTLYVRRESKESRNAAAEEIARELSAGKNIALYPEGGCKGRRIFESFRYGAFDISLRTGIPILPVFLHYESQDDFEWRSPQTLLHKIWHMSVTRNHRVNYYIYDAFDPAHFKDRESYAAHAHAKFLEWQSRYLD from the coding sequence GTGATCCGCTTTGTCTGCAGCGTCCTCTGGCGTAGCGTCTGCTGGCTGGAGCTCGCCGTATTCACCCTGGCGATGTATCTGTTGTCCTGGCTGCCGCAAGCCCTGATCGAAGGCTTCTATTTCCCCCTGTTCCGGGCCTGGTCGCGCAGCTTCGTGCGGGCACTCGGCGTCGACCTGCGCGTGCATCAGAAATACACGACCCATGGGCTGCCCGCGCAGTACATACTGATCGCCAACCACCCATCGGCGTTCGAGGATATCGGCATACCCGCCGCCCTGCCCGTCCATTCGCTGGCCAAGATCGAGGTGAAGGACTGGTGGATCGTGGGCCGCATCAGCGCGGCGGCGGGTACACTCTACGTCAGGCGTGAATCGAAGGAGTCGCGCAATGCGGCGGCTGAGGAAATCGCGCGCGAACTGAGCGCCGGCAAGAACATCGCGCTGTACCCGGAAGGCGGCTGCAAGGGACGGCGCATCTTCGAGTCATTTCGCTACGGCGCTTTCGATATCTCGCTGCGCACGGGGATTCCGATCCTGCCGGTATTCCTGCACTATGAGTCGCAGGACGATTTCGAGTGGCGCAGTCCACAGACGCTGCTGCACAAGATCTGGCACATGAGCGTCACGCGCAACCATCGTGTGAACTACTATATCTACGACGCATTCGATCCCGCGCACTTCAAGGACCGCGAATCGTATGCAGCCCATGCGCACGCGAAGTTCCTGGAGTGGCAGTCCCGCTATCTGGACTGA